From Paraburkholderia sabiae, a single genomic window includes:
- a CDS encoding GMC family oxidoreductase encodes MDDNNKVHFSHNDARAVVIIGSGAGGGTLANELAQKGIDVIVLEAGKLHTQGDFTTDEWGSFSMLSWLDKRTTSGSWRIATDFPGLPAWICKTVGGTTTHWAGASLRFQPHEFKAKTHYGAIKDANLLDWPVTSEEMAPWYDRAEKKMGVTRTNGLPGLPGNNNFKVMYNGATKVGYKECNTGHMATNSIVRDDRAHCFQRGFCFQGCRTGAKWSTLYTEIPRAQATGHMELRTQAQVVKIETDAKGKASAVVYYDAGGKLQRQKARIVAVAGNAIETPRLLLNSHSSHFPDGLANSSGQVGRNYMRHTTGSVYAVFNDKVDMYKGTTMAGIIEDEARFDTSRGFAGGYHMETVSLGLPFYAAFLNPGAWGSDFTQAMDSYPYTAGMWIVGEDMPRETNRITLNTDVKDQYGQPVPNVHFDDHPNDEAMREHGFKQGSAVYQAAGAKTVYSVPPYPSTHNLGTARMSAKAQDGVCNKYGQTHDVANLFISDGSQFTTGAAENPTLTIVTLAIRQADYIANQMNRRTI; translated from the coding sequence ATGGACGACAACAACAAGGTGCATTTCTCGCACAACGATGCGCGCGCCGTGGTCATCATCGGCTCGGGCGCGGGCGGCGGCACACTGGCGAACGAACTGGCGCAAAAGGGCATCGACGTGATCGTGCTCGAAGCGGGCAAGCTGCATACGCAAGGCGATTTCACCACCGACGAGTGGGGTTCCTTCTCGATGCTGTCGTGGCTCGACAAGCGCACGACGTCGGGCAGCTGGCGCATCGCCACCGACTTCCCGGGGCTGCCTGCGTGGATCTGCAAGACGGTAGGCGGCACGACGACACACTGGGCGGGCGCGAGCCTGCGTTTTCAGCCGCATGAATTCAAGGCCAAAACGCATTACGGCGCGATCAAGGATGCGAACCTGCTCGACTGGCCCGTCACCAGCGAAGAAATGGCGCCGTGGTACGACCGCGCCGAGAAGAAGATGGGCGTGACGCGCACAAACGGCTTGCCGGGTTTGCCCGGCAACAACAACTTCAAGGTGATGTACAACGGCGCGACAAAGGTCGGCTACAAGGAATGCAACACGGGGCACATGGCGACCAACAGCATCGTGCGCGACGACCGCGCGCATTGCTTCCAGCGCGGCTTCTGTTTCCAGGGCTGCCGTACGGGCGCGAAATGGTCGACGCTCTATACCGAGATTCCGCGCGCGCAGGCGACGGGCCATATGGAGTTGCGCACGCAGGCGCAGGTCGTGAAGATCGAAACGGACGCGAAAGGCAAGGCGAGCGCCGTCGTCTATTACGACGCCGGCGGCAAGCTGCAACGCCAGAAAGCGCGCATCGTCGCGGTGGCGGGTAATGCGATCGAAACGCCGCGCCTGCTGCTGAATTCGCATTCGAGCCATTTCCCCGATGGCCTCGCGAATTCGTCGGGACAGGTGGGACGTAACTACATGCGTCACACCACGGGTTCCGTCTATGCCGTGTTCAACGACAAAGTGGATATGTACAAGGGCACGACGATGGCGGGCATTATCGAAGACGAAGCGCGCTTCGATACGTCGCGCGGATTCGCGGGCGGTTATCACATGGAAACGGTGTCGCTGGGTTTGCCTTTCTATGCGGCGTTTTTGAATCCCGGCGCATGGGGCTCCGACTTCACGCAGGCAATGGATTCGTATCCGTACACGGCGGGCATGTGGATCGTCGGCGAAGACATGCCGCGCGAGACGAACCGCATCACGTTGAATACGGACGTCAAGGATCAGTACGGGCAACCTGTGCCCAACGTGCATTTCGACGATCACCCGAACGACGAAGCGATGCGCGAGCACGGCTTCAAACAGGGCAGCGCCGTGTATCAGGCGGCGGGCGCGAAGACCGTGTACAGTGTGCCGCCGTACCCGTCGACGCACAATCTCGGTACTGCACGCATGAGCGCGAAAGCGCAGGACGGCGTGTGCAACAAATACGGCCAGACGCACGACGTGGCGAATCTGTTCATTTCCGACGGCAGCCAGTTCACGACGGGCGCCGCGGAAAACCCGACGTTGACGATCGTGACGCTCGCGATCCGTCAGGCCGACTACATCGCAAACCAGATGAACAGGCGCACAATCTGA
- a CDS encoding ribbon-helix-helix domain-containing protein produces the protein MCNVYVNADPILYESRTRSLRIHGVITTVRLENLFWDVLHEIASRENMTTTQFAVKLYDELIALRGEVPSNFASFLRVCCLRYLSIVAGKSELDSMPLPVPAPEPKPRVLKTV, from the coding sequence ATGTGCAACGTGTACGTCAACGCGGACCCGATCCTCTACGAATCGCGCACGCGGTCGCTGCGCATCCACGGCGTGATCACAACCGTGCGGCTGGAGAATCTCTTCTGGGACGTGCTGCATGAAATCGCGTCGCGCGAAAACATGACGACCACGCAATTCGCCGTCAAACTCTACGACGAACTCATCGCATTGCGCGGCGAAGTGCCGAGCAATTTCGCATCGTTCCTGCGCGTGTGCTGTCTGCGGTATCTGTCGATCGTCGCGGGCAAAAGCGAGTTAGACAGCATGCCTTTGCCCGTGCCCGCGCCTGAACCCAAGCCGCGCGTGCTGAAGACGGTCTGA
- a CDS encoding sensor domain-containing diguanylate cyclase, producing MKNIDDTQDMLGAAFLRHDDTNATMRAEGERLEHDSAVYRTLLESTKAIPWKIDWATMAFTYIGPQIEALLGWAPSSWKTVNDWAERMHPEDRQKVVEFCVAQSQAGTDHEADYRALTKDGGYVWLRDVVHVVRKPDGGVDSLIGFMFDISERKRTEEKLARLQKELEELSFKDGLTGTGNRRMFDGVMQRAWAAGQESGKPLSLIMIDIDFFKAYNDYYGHIQGDECLKRVAGVLAKAARADDFLGRFGGEEFVMVLPDTDADTAVKMAERCRNLIDAEAIAHVRSPHDQRVTASYGVGTIVPDGKMDTTAFINLIDAQLYQAKDNGRNRIVAVDRAGLGGEAFRTHSR from the coding sequence ATGAAAAACATCGACGACACGCAAGACATGCTCGGCGCCGCGTTTCTGCGCCACGACGACACGAACGCCACGATGCGCGCCGAAGGCGAGCGGCTCGAACACGACAGCGCCGTCTATCGCACGCTGCTCGAATCGACGAAAGCGATTCCGTGGAAGATCGACTGGGCGACGATGGCGTTCACCTACATCGGCCCGCAGATCGAAGCGCTGCTCGGCTGGGCGCCGTCGTCATGGAAGACGGTCAATGATTGGGCCGAACGCATGCATCCCGAAGACCGCCAGAAGGTCGTCGAATTTTGCGTCGCGCAATCGCAGGCGGGCACCGATCACGAAGCCGACTATCGCGCGCTGACGAAAGACGGCGGCTACGTGTGGCTGCGCGACGTCGTGCACGTAGTGCGCAAGCCCGATGGCGGCGTCGATTCACTGATCGGCTTCATGTTCGACATCAGCGAACGCAAGCGCACGGAAGAAAAGCTCGCGCGGCTGCAAAAGGAACTCGAAGAACTGTCGTTCAAGGACGGACTGACGGGCACAGGCAACCGCCGCATGTTCGACGGCGTGATGCAGCGCGCGTGGGCGGCAGGTCAGGAAAGCGGCAAACCGCTGTCGCTGATCATGATCGACATCGACTTCTTCAAGGCCTACAACGATTACTACGGCCACATTCAGGGCGACGAATGCCTGAAGCGCGTCGCGGGCGTGCTCGCGAAAGCCGCGCGCGCCGACGACTTTCTCGGGCGTTTCGGCGGCGAAGAGTTCGTGATGGTGCTGCCGGATACCGACGCTGACACCGCCGTGAAAATGGCGGAACGCTGCCGCAATCTGATCGACGCCGAAGCGATCGCGCATGTGCGCTCGCCGCACGATCAGCGCGTGACGGCGAGCTACGGCGTCGGCACGATCGTGCCCGACGGCAAGATGGACACGACTGCGTTCATCAACCTGATCGACGCGCAGCTGTATCAGGCGAAGGACAACGGCCGCAACCGCATCGTGGCCGTCGATCGCGCGGGTCTCGGCGGCGAGGCGTTCCGCACGCACTCGCGATAA
- a CDS encoding LysR family transcriptional regulator — translation MADVRDVNLNRLAVFVAVVEAGSLTAAAAKLGLAKTMVSTHMQRLEAEVGASLLVRTTRRLGVTEAGRAFYDASVKILRAAEEALAEIGGEEAPVRGTLRVSCPIDYGTLVVAPVLVELRRAHPQLDIELLCSDHLVDLIADGIDVAIRLGRLADSNYRAVKLGSFEKWVVASPGFVESWGEPQAPADLPARPFVALTVLPRPQTLDLRHADGHTDSVRCENAFLVNTAEAARAATLAGGGVGLLTDFSIRADVAAGRLVRLLPDWSTEAAGIQAVFPPTQHTPPKVRALIDTFKNYLARNA, via the coding sequence ATGGCCGACGTGCGCGACGTGAACCTGAACCGGCTGGCTGTCTTCGTCGCCGTGGTCGAAGCGGGCTCGCTGACGGCAGCGGCGGCAAAGCTCGGGCTCGCGAAGACCATGGTCAGCACGCACATGCAGCGGCTCGAAGCGGAAGTCGGCGCGAGCCTGCTGGTGCGCACGACGCGTCGGCTCGGCGTCACGGAAGCGGGCCGCGCGTTCTACGACGCGAGCGTGAAGATCCTGCGCGCGGCAGAGGAAGCGCTGGCTGAAATCGGCGGCGAGGAAGCGCCCGTGCGCGGCACGCTGCGCGTCAGTTGCCCGATCGATTACGGCACGCTCGTCGTCGCGCCCGTGCTGGTCGAATTGCGGCGCGCGCATCCGCAACTCGATATCGAACTGCTGTGCAGCGATCATCTCGTCGATCTGATCGCGGACGGCATCGATGTCGCGATCCGGCTCGGCCGTCTTGCCGATTCGAACTATCGCGCGGTGAAACTCGGCAGCTTCGAGAAATGGGTTGTCGCGAGTCCGGGCTTTGTCGAAAGCTGGGGCGAGCCGCAAGCGCCCGCCGATCTGCCCGCACGGCCTTTCGTCGCGCTGACTGTCTTGCCGCGTCCGCAAACGCTCGATCTGCGTCACGCGGACGGCCACACCGACAGCGTGCGCTGCGAGAACGCGTTTCTCGTGAACACGGCGGAAGCCGCGCGCGCCGCGACGCTCGCGGGCGGCGGCGTCGGTTTGTTGACCGACTTCTCGATTCGCGCCGATGTCGCCGCCGGGCGTCTCGTGCGCCTGTTGCCCGACTGGTCGACGGAAGCGGCGGGCATCCAGGCCGTGTTTCCGCCGACGCAGCACACGCCGCCGAAAGTCCGCGCGCTGATCGATACATTCAAAAACTATCTCGCGCGCAATGCGTGA
- a CDS encoding glutathione S-transferase family protein — MPAAKPAQPIRLYTTLLSGHGHRVKLFLTLLDLPFEVVELDMRAGDNRKPEYLALNPFGQVPTIQDGDVTLFDSNAILVYLATRYGDASWLPSDPLGAAAVQRWLSLAAGQIAYGPCAARLVTVFGAPLHHETAKSIAVKLFDVIDRELSTKPFAAGEQVTIADIAAHTYIAHAPEGGVSLEPYPNIRAWLRRVEALPRFIAMPSTKAGLLAG; from the coding sequence ATGCCCGCAGCCAAACCCGCTCAACCGATCCGCCTGTACACGACGCTGCTGTCGGGGCATGGGCATCGCGTGAAGCTGTTTCTGACTCTGCTCGACCTGCCGTTCGAAGTGGTCGAACTCGACATGCGCGCCGGCGACAACCGCAAGCCCGAGTATCTGGCGCTGAATCCGTTCGGGCAGGTGCCGACGATCCAGGACGGCGACGTGACGCTGTTCGATTCGAACGCGATTCTGGTCTATCTCGCGACGCGCTATGGCGACGCCTCGTGGCTGCCCAGCGATCCTTTGGGAGCCGCTGCCGTGCAGCGCTGGCTGTCGCTGGCGGCGGGGCAGATCGCGTACGGCCCGTGCGCGGCGCGGCTCGTCACCGTGTTCGGCGCGCCGCTGCATCACGAAACGGCGAAGAGCATCGCGGTGAAGCTGTTCGACGTGATCGACCGCGAACTGTCGACCAAGCCGTTCGCGGCGGGCGAGCAAGTGACGATCGCCGATATCGCCGCGCACACGTACATCGCGCATGCGCCCGAAGGCGGTGTGTCGCTCGAACCGTATCCGAACATTCGCGCGTGGCTGCGTCGCGTGGAAGCGCTGCCGCGTTTCATCGCAATGCCATCGACGAAGGCGGGGCTGCTCGCCGGATAA
- a CDS encoding 2Fe-2S iron-sulfur cluster-binding protein, with protein sequence MSDFIPLNGWGLDTSPFHADELAAQRLAGVDMQANSSGRRGIRRSMPDQHREFFAQQPFMVFGGVDVSGQPWATIRTGTPGFVSSPDANTLRIQGGALPGDPLEGRWQTGAMIGGLGIQPHTRRRNRINGVVTAVDGDAVTLEVSQSFGNCAKYIQGRVPTFIERVSGDTAAPQEVAAQLSDADRALLARADTFYIASANTADDAGLARGADVSHRGGAPGFVRVDDAATLTTPDFSGNKFFNTIGNLLHDPRAGLLFIDFANGDLLYLAVRAEIVWQGPEVAAFEGAERLMRFHVQEVRRSKGVLPFRWSDVDYAPQFAEAIRKTAAAVSPWRKLKVAAVVDETPLVRSFYFESLDGAPLAAYQPGQYLPIRVPVEGRDAPLTRTYTLSGARDPRRYRISVKREGIASNWLHDHLAAGMEIEAMTPRGAFVYDTQSTRPAVFISAGIGITPMIAMLDHELNVRAGNDAKAKQLYFFHGARSDRERPFSAHLKDVAARYTHVSVHLYDSGGEAKDGIEKGRVDIAALKRALPFDDYDFYLCGPEQFMRDLYEGLRALNVADERIRFEAFGPASVKRTPAAEEKAEVEAGGAQVTFARSQRTIQWLPKHGSLLEFAEKNGIDAQSSCRSGMCGTCSTKVLSGQVAYDGEVEADVAKGCALICMAHPVVEGENASVTLDL encoded by the coding sequence ATGTCCGATTTCATCCCTCTGAACGGCTGGGGCCTCGACACCTCGCCGTTTCACGCCGACGAACTTGCCGCTCAGCGGCTGGCGGGCGTGGACATGCAGGCGAATTCGTCGGGACGACGCGGCATCCGGCGCTCGATGCCGGATCAGCATCGCGAGTTCTTTGCGCAGCAGCCGTTCATGGTGTTCGGCGGCGTCGATGTGAGCGGGCAGCCGTGGGCGACGATACGCACGGGCACGCCGGGCTTCGTGTCGTCGCCGGATGCGAACACGTTGCGCATTCAGGGCGGCGCATTGCCCGGCGACCCGCTCGAAGGACGCTGGCAGACGGGCGCGATGATCGGCGGGCTCGGCATTCAGCCGCATACGCGGCGGCGCAATCGCATCAACGGCGTCGTGACGGCGGTGGACGGCGATGCCGTCACGCTCGAAGTGAGTCAGAGCTTCGGCAACTGCGCGAAGTACATTCAGGGCCGCGTGCCGACGTTTATCGAACGCGTTTCAGGCGATACGGCCGCGCCGCAGGAAGTCGCGGCGCAATTGAGCGACGCGGACCGCGCGCTGCTGGCTCGCGCCGACACGTTCTACATCGCGAGCGCCAATACGGCGGACGATGCGGGCCTTGCACGCGGCGCGGATGTGTCGCATCGCGGCGGCGCGCCGGGCTTCGTGCGTGTCGACGATGCCGCGACGCTTACCACGCCGGACTTCAGTGGCAACAAGTTCTTCAATACGATCGGCAATCTGCTGCACGATCCGCGCGCGGGTTTGTTGTTCATCGACTTCGCGAACGGCGATCTGCTGTATCTCGCGGTGCGCGCCGAGATCGTCTGGCAAGGGCCGGAAGTGGCCGCGTTTGAAGGCGCCGAGCGGCTGATGCGATTTCATGTGCAGGAAGTGCGGCGCAGCAAAGGCGTGTTGCCGTTTCGCTGGTCGGATGTCGACTATGCGCCGCAATTTGCCGAGGCTATTCGCAAGACGGCTGCTGCTGTATCGCCCTGGCGGAAGTTGAAAGTCGCGGCGGTTGTCGATGAGACACCGCTGGTTCGCTCGTTCTATTTCGAATCGCTGGATGGTGCGCCGCTGGCTGCATATCAGCCGGGTCAATATCTGCCGATACGCGTGCCCGTCGAAGGACGCGATGCGCCGTTGACGCGCACATACACGCTCTCAGGCGCACGCGATCCGCGCCGTTACCGGATCAGCGTGAAGCGTGAAGGCATCGCGTCGAACTGGCTGCACGACCATCTGGCCGCGGGCATGGAAATCGAAGCGATGACGCCGCGTGGCGCATTCGTCTACGACACTCAAAGCACGCGTCCCGCCGTGTTCATCTCGGCAGGCATCGGTATCACGCCGATGATTGCGATGCTCGATCATGAATTGAATGTGCGTGCGGGCAACGATGCTAAGGCAAAGCAGCTGTACTTCTTTCACGGCGCGCGCAGCGATCGCGAGCGTCCGTTCAGCGCGCATCTGAAGGATGTGGCGGCGCGTTATACGCACGTTTCCGTGCATCTTTATGACAGCGGCGGTGAAGCGAAAGACGGCATCGAAAAAGGTCGCGTGGACATCGCGGCCCTTAAGCGCGCACTGCCATTCGACGACTACGACTTCTACCTGTGCGGCCCCGAGCAGTTCATGCGCGATCTGTACGAAGGATTGCGCGCGCTGAACGTCGCCGACGAACGCATCCGTTTCGAAGCGTTCGGACCGGCCAGTGTGAAGCGCACGCCGGCTGCCGAAGAGAAAGCCGAAGTCGAAGCAGGCGGCGCGCAAGTGACGTTTGCGCGTTCGCAACGCACGATCCAATGGCTGCCGAAGCATGGCAGCCTGCTCGAATTCGCCGAGAAAAACGGCATCGATGCGCAATCGAGCTGCCGTTCAGGCATGTGCGGCACGTGCTCGACGAAAGTGCTGTCAGGCCAGGTCGCGTACGACGGCGAAGTGGAAGCCGACGTCGCAAAGGGCTGCGCGCTGATCTGCATGGCGCATCCCGTTGTCGAAGGAGAAAACGCGAGCGTGACGCTGGACTTGTGA
- a CDS encoding RNA polymerase sigma factor, translating into MKRETMDATLADASTTPRPDDDLEIAHRIAAGDRAAFELLMRRHNRRLYRLARATLRNDAEAEDALQDAYLNAYRSIAQFRGDAKLFTWLSRLVLNECFARMRREARRQNVVPILHDCPDDEQMSSTMHTTNAHDYNAPDQAAARAEIRALLERKLDALPAGFRTVFVLRSVEEMSVEETAQCLDIPEATVRSRHFRAKLLLRDALADEVDTLGPDLFEFGGAHCDHIVASVLARLRGT; encoded by the coding sequence ATGAAGAGGGAGACGATGGACGCCACGCTGGCCGACGCATCGACGACGCCACGCCCCGACGACGATCTGGAAATCGCGCACCGCATCGCAGCAGGCGACCGCGCCGCATTCGAACTGCTGATGCGCCGTCACAACCGGCGTCTCTATCGTCTTGCGCGCGCCACGCTGCGCAACGACGCCGAAGCGGAAGACGCGTTGCAGGATGCGTATCTGAACGCGTACAGATCGATTGCGCAGTTTCGCGGCGATGCAAAGCTGTTCACGTGGCTATCGCGGCTCGTGCTGAACGAATGCTTCGCGCGAATGCGACGTGAAGCTCGGCGACAGAATGTGGTTCCCATACTGCACGATTGTCCGGACGACGAGCAGATGTCATCCACCATGCACACGACGAACGCCCACGACTACAACGCCCCCGATCAGGCCGCAGCGCGCGCGGAGATTCGCGCGCTGCTCGAACGGAAGCTCGACGCGCTGCCTGCGGGTTTTCGCACGGTGTTCGTGTTGCGCTCTGTCGAAGAGATGAGCGTCGAAGAAACCGCGCAGTGCCTGGATATACCCGAAGCCACCGTGCGCAGCCGTCATTTCAGAGCGAAACTGTTGTTGCGCGACGCGCTCGCGGATGAAGTCGACACGCTGGGGCCGGACCTCTTCGAGTTTGGCGGCGCGCATTGCGATCACATCGTCGCATCGGTGCTCGCGCGACTGCGCGGCACATAG
- a CDS encoding cupredoxin domain-containing protein, with product MKRVRHAALRMCASFLWVVATTSFANTYVVTIEQMRFNPPALTVHRGDEIVWVNKDLVAHTASSDAKVFDAGFDSQSIAPDASWRYRASTPGRYTYRCIFHPTMRGTLTIEPAR from the coding sequence ATGAAGCGCGTGCGCCATGCTGCGCTGCGAATGTGCGCGTCGTTTTTGTGGGTTGTCGCGACGACTTCGTTTGCGAACACCTATGTCGTGACGATCGAGCAGATGCGCTTCAATCCGCCTGCTTTGACCGTGCATCGCGGCGACGAGATCGTGTGGGTCAACAAGGATCTCGTCGCGCATACGGCGAGCAGCGATGCAAAGGTCTTCGATGCGGGCTTCGACTCGCAGAGCATCGCGCCCGACGCGTCATGGCGTTATCGCGCGAGCACGCCGGGGCGCTATACGTATCGCTGCATCTTTCATCCGACGATGCGTGGCACACTGACCATAGAACCCGCGCGATGA
- a CDS encoding DUF4142 domain-containing protein produces MKSAHWLLIAALAVFAFAGAPAWAQSSGPTDPQIAAIVVAANQADIDAGKLAESKAHSQDVKGFAQQMVKDHTAVNKTAVDLVNKLGVKPETNPTSDSLKQGGAANIANLKPLQGAKFDRAYIDHEVTYHQNVIDALDKTLIPSAQNAELKALLVKVRPAFVAHLEHAKMVQSSLPQAQ; encoded by the coding sequence ATGAAATCCGCACACTGGTTGCTGATTGCCGCGCTTGCTGTGTTCGCATTTGCAGGCGCGCCTGCCTGGGCGCAAAGCTCAGGTCCAACCGATCCACAAATCGCCGCCATCGTCGTCGCCGCCAATCAGGCGGATATCGACGCGGGCAAGCTCGCCGAATCGAAAGCGCATTCGCAAGACGTGAAGGGGTTCGCGCAACAGATGGTCAAGGATCACACGGCCGTCAACAAGACTGCCGTCGACCTCGTGAACAAGCTCGGCGTGAAGCCCGAAACGAATCCGACCAGCGACAGCCTAAAACAGGGCGGCGCAGCGAACATCGCGAATCTGAAGCCGCTGCAGGGCGCGAAATTCGACCGCGCGTATATCGATCATGAAGTGACGTATCACCAGAACGTGATCGACGCGCTCGACAAGACGTTGATTCCGTCCGCACAAAACGCCGAACTGAAAGCGCTGCTGGTAAAGGTGCGGCCCGCGTTCGTCGCGCATCTGGAGCACGCGAAGATGGTGCAGTCCTCGTTGCCGCAAGCGCAATGA